The Mycolicibacterium mageritense genome contains a region encoding:
- the arfA gene encoding channel-forming protein ArfA/OmpATb produces MSSSDETRTITGWRTAAKFYRRPPGVAWLLALIAVPLLLGLIGWSAGDRSDKDVALTLPSVDPSATLSAPAAGAPDLNAPTASAPNLSFAPLSITRAGNDVTVSGDVPDDAAKAALLDSLRAQFGPDVNLIDNLTVTPGASTPDPGAVGSVLGAAVAGIPDFGFKLDGDTLTLTGTAPSDEVKASVQAAAAAAWPNLKIVNNIQVAPAPGAPAVAPAPGPCSSLQDDVNALLRTPINFATDGSEVAPDSQQLLTQVADKLKTCTGGRVTVTGYTDSSGNDDINVPLSANRAKAVADFLVSQGVPGGQVSSSGQGSANPIAPNDTPEGRAQNRRVEITVN; encoded by the coding sequence ATGTCGAGTTCGGACGAGACTCGCACGATTACGGGCTGGCGAACAGCAGCCAAATTTTATCGGCGGCCACCCGGCGTGGCGTGGTTGCTGGCCCTGATCGCCGTCCCGTTGTTGCTGGGCCTCATCGGATGGAGCGCAGGCGACCGGTCTGACAAGGACGTTGCACTGACCCTGCCGAGCGTGGATCCGTCGGCGACGCTGAGTGCGCCTGCCGCGGGCGCGCCTGACCTCAACGCGCCGACGGCCAGCGCACCGAACCTGTCGTTCGCGCCGCTGTCCATAACCCGCGCCGGCAACGACGTCACGGTCAGTGGAGACGTTCCGGACGACGCCGCGAAGGCGGCTTTGCTGGATTCGTTGCGGGCTCAGTTCGGTCCGGACGTGAACCTGATCGACAACCTGACCGTCACACCGGGTGCGAGCACGCCGGACCCGGGGGCGGTCGGTTCGGTGCTCGGCGCCGCGGTGGCCGGCATCCCCGACTTCGGTTTCAAGCTCGACGGTGACACCCTGACGCTCACGGGCACCGCGCCGTCGGACGAGGTCAAGGCCTCTGTCCAGGCCGCGGCAGCCGCCGCGTGGCCGAACCTCAAGATAGTCAACAACATTCAGGTTGCGCCCGCACCCGGGGCGCCCGCTGTGGCGCCGGCCCCCGGTCCCTGCTCATCGCTGCAGGACGACGTCAACGCGCTGCTGCGCACCCCGATCAATTTCGCCACCGACGGGTCCGAGGTGGCACCGGATTCACAGCAACTGCTGACCCAGGTGGCCGACAAGCTCAAGACCTGCACGGGTGGACGGGTCACGGTGACCGGCTACACGGACAGTTCCGGAAACGACGACATCAACGTGCCGCTCAGCGCCAACCGGGCCAAAGCGGTTGCCGATTTCCTGGTTTCGCAGGGCGTACCCGGCGGCCAGGTGTCGTCGTCGGGGCAGGGTTCGGCCAACCCCATCGCCCCCAACGACACCCCCGAAGGCAGGGCGCAGAACCGCCGAGTCGAGATCACGGTCAACTAG
- a CDS encoding DUF2630 family protein: protein MTKDQDILAEVHRLVAEEQELRSKLQRREIDETEEHERLQAVEVALDQCWDLLRQRRALRETGQDPGAARLRPGDEVEGYRG from the coding sequence GTGACCAAAGATCAGGACATCCTCGCCGAAGTTCACCGACTGGTCGCCGAGGAGCAGGAACTCCGATCCAAGCTGCAGCGCAGGGAGATCGACGAGACCGAGGAACACGAACGCCTGCAGGCAGTGGAAGTCGCCCTCGATCAGTGCTGGGATCTGTTGCGGCAGCGCCGCGCGCTGCGCGAGACCGGCCAGGATCCCGGTGCGGCCCGGTTACGCCCGGGTGACGAGGTCGAGGGCTACCGCGGCTGA
- a CDS encoding APC family permease — MAEPHNQSPGEAGGQLKAGAMGVRSIVFMVVATAAPLTAMASAFPLAVGLGNGVGAPGTYVAVALVLALFAVGYAAMSRHVTNAGAFFAYVTVGLGRRLGMAAGLVAVLAYNVLVLYVVGLVGYFANNIFTTEFGIGIPWQVFSFGMLAVALTVGILGVEINARVLGVLLILETGLLLLLDIATLVVKGPGAYPLSSLSPTEIFSGAVGIGFMFVFISFIGFEATAIFGEEAEDPRRTVPRATKLAITFIGVVYLLSSWSLIAASGGTEAPAAAAADPGNFVFNAAHGVLGAWSVHVMSWLLLTSLIAVLFALHGMATRYLMAFGREGVLPRRLGRTHRRFQTPHVAACVQAAVVAVAVAGYSLAGADPYLDLGNQTAGLGALGVIALMGVTSVAVIGFFLRRPDRHWWTHCVAPALAATGLFCGCYLIVANYPLLSGSESVIVNSMPWLLVIVAIIGFVVGSVRPLRTNLDIFGTGPVAESPAPDPARADR; from the coding sequence GTGGCAGAACCACACAACCAGAGCCCGGGCGAGGCCGGCGGTCAGCTCAAAGCCGGTGCGATGGGTGTGCGCTCGATCGTGTTCATGGTCGTCGCGACCGCGGCTCCCCTGACCGCGATGGCCAGCGCATTTCCCCTGGCAGTCGGCCTCGGCAACGGCGTCGGCGCACCGGGCACCTACGTCGCCGTAGCGCTCGTGCTGGCGCTGTTCGCGGTCGGGTACGCCGCGATGAGTCGCCACGTCACCAATGCGGGCGCGTTCTTCGCCTACGTCACCGTCGGGCTGGGCCGTAGGCTCGGCATGGCGGCAGGACTGGTCGCGGTGCTCGCCTACAACGTTCTGGTGCTCTACGTCGTCGGATTGGTCGGATACTTCGCGAACAACATCTTCACGACCGAATTCGGCATCGGAATCCCGTGGCAGGTTTTCTCGTTCGGCATGCTCGCCGTCGCGCTGACCGTGGGCATCCTCGGTGTCGAGATCAACGCGCGCGTGCTCGGGGTGCTGCTCATCCTCGAAACAGGGCTGCTGCTGCTGCTCGACATCGCGACACTCGTGGTCAAAGGCCCGGGCGCCTACCCCCTCAGCTCGCTGAGCCCCACCGAGATATTCAGTGGCGCAGTCGGAATCGGCTTCATGTTCGTCTTCATATCCTTCATCGGTTTCGAAGCCACCGCCATCTTCGGCGAAGAGGCCGAGGATCCGCGCCGCACGGTGCCGCGCGCGACGAAGCTCGCAATCACGTTCATCGGCGTCGTCTACCTCCTCTCGTCCTGGTCACTGATCGCGGCCTCCGGCGGAACCGAGGCCCCCGCGGCCGCCGCTGCCGATCCGGGCAATTTCGTGTTCAACGCCGCCCATGGCGTCCTCGGCGCATGGTCCGTGCACGTCATGAGTTGGCTGCTGCTCACGAGCCTGATCGCCGTGCTGTTCGCACTGCACGGCATGGCCACGCGTTATCTCATGGCATTCGGCCGCGAGGGCGTCCTGCCGCGCCGGCTCGGCCGCACCCACCGACGGTTTCAAACCCCGCACGTCGCGGCGTGCGTGCAGGCCGCGGTCGTCGCGGTGGCGGTCGCCGGATACTCACTCGCAGGCGCCGACCCGTACCTCGACTTGGGCAATCAGACTGCAGGCCTGGGCGCGCTGGGCGTGATCGCCCTGATGGGTGTCACATCGGTGGCGGTGATCGGGTTCTTCCTCCGTCGGCCCGACCGGCACTGGTGGACCCACTGCGTGGCGCCCGCGCTCGCCGCGACCGGGCTGTTCTGCGGCTGCTATCTGATCGTGGCCAACTACCCGCTGCTGTCCGGCAGTGAATCGGTGATCGTCAACTCGATGCCGTGGCTTTTGGTGATCGTCGCGATCATCGGATTCGTGGTGGGCTCGGTCCGGCCGTTGCGCACGAACCTGGACATCTTCGGAACCGGGCCGGTCGCCGAATCGCCCGCACCCGACCCGGCCCGCGCCGATCGCTAG
- a CDS encoding aldehyde dehydrogenase family protein produces MNTHTLEAPELTPSRDFICGSWSTPGHDLGTDLADPNTGAPLQRQLQTDTALVDRAIGAAAVLHSEGTWRTTSPAQRASVLRRTADLLADRTGEVARYDAINTGVVETVTELFAQGLSDALCAAADHLEADPGCHDPADAGRPVHLRYLPWGPVAVIAPWNAPSFVVAKKAAFALAAGAPVIAKPSNWAPTSAAVVAEAIGQALMEAGLPPEVFQLVHGGRDVGRQLAADARIRALSFTGGRAAGVAVAHAAADDCKALQLELGSNNPAIVRADADVDATADALVSGFTKLNGAWCESPGSVAVVASRHGALLDALLDRLRDLRVGHCLDRNSAMGPQAHAVQYQHVSDAVAKLAAAGGAVHDVTPVPDTAGYFHAPVVIDGAPVDSTVDEIFGPVLTVHRVADDDAALALANSRSTGLAGYVFSSDIDEAMAIGARLECGEVKVNGTSVLDLVPESTQGFWGASGVGAHGDAELLRFFRGARIVGVERPGLPL; encoded by the coding sequence GTGAACACACACACGCTCGAGGCCCCCGAACTCACGCCGTCGCGTGACTTCATCTGCGGCAGTTGGTCCACACCGGGCCACGACCTCGGCACAGACCTGGCCGATCCGAACACCGGTGCACCGCTGCAACGTCAGCTCCAGACCGACACGGCCCTCGTCGACCGTGCGATCGGGGCCGCGGCGGTCCTGCACAGCGAGGGCACTTGGCGCACCACGTCACCGGCGCAGCGTGCCTCGGTGCTGCGCCGCACCGCGGACCTGTTGGCGGACCGAACCGGTGAGGTCGCGCGGTACGACGCCATCAACACCGGCGTGGTCGAAACAGTGACCGAGCTTTTCGCACAAGGGCTTTCCGACGCATTGTGTGCGGCTGCCGATCACCTCGAGGCTGACCCCGGCTGTCACGATCCGGCCGACGCCGGGCGGCCGGTGCACCTGCGGTACCTGCCGTGGGGGCCCGTCGCGGTGATCGCACCGTGGAACGCACCGAGCTTCGTCGTCGCCAAGAAGGCCGCATTCGCGCTCGCGGCCGGTGCCCCGGTGATCGCCAAACCATCCAACTGGGCACCGACGAGCGCGGCCGTGGTGGCCGAGGCCATCGGGCAGGCACTCATGGAGGCCGGGCTGCCGCCGGAGGTGTTCCAGCTCGTCCACGGCGGTCGCGACGTCGGCCGTCAACTGGCGGCCGACGCGCGGATCCGGGCACTGTCTTTCACGGGCGGGCGGGCCGCGGGTGTCGCGGTGGCGCACGCAGCCGCCGACGACTGCAAGGCGCTGCAACTCGAACTCGGCAGCAACAACCCCGCGATCGTGCGCGCCGATGCCGACGTCGACGCCACCGCCGACGCCCTGGTCAGCGGCTTCACCAAGCTCAACGGTGCGTGGTGTGAGAGCCCCGGCAGCGTCGCGGTCGTGGCCTCCCGGCACGGCGCCCTGCTCGACGCGCTGCTCGACCGGCTGCGGGATCTCCGGGTCGGCCACTGCCTCGACCGAAACTCCGCGATGGGCCCACAAGCACATGCCGTTCAGTACCAGCATGTTTCGGATGCCGTGGCAAAACTCGCCGCGGCAGGCGGTGCGGTGCACGACGTCACACCGGTCCCGGACACGGCCGGATACTTCCACGCACCCGTCGTGATCGACGGTGCGCCCGTCGATTCGACCGTCGACGAGATCTTCGGCCCGGTGCTGACCGTACACCGGGTCGCAGATGACGATGCGGCGCTGGCCCTGGCCAACTCACGCAGCACCGGCTTGGCCGGGTACGTCTTCAGCAGCGACATCGACGAGGCCATGGCCATCGGAGCCCGGTTGGAATGCGGCGAAGTGAAGGTGAACGGCACCAGCGTGCTCGACCTGGTTCCCGAATCCACACAAGGTTTTTGGGGCGCCAGCGGCGTCGGCGCCCACGGCGACGCCGAGCTGCTCCGGTTCTTTCGCGGCGCCCGCATCGTCGGCGTCGAACGACCAGGACTGCCGCTGTGA
- a CDS encoding FadR/GntR family transcriptional regulator codes for MTADIARRLRARIRAGELGPGDRLPAERDLAKQMGVGRVSIREALRLLQAGGYVEVRRGATGGTFVTQLDRPYRNWLSEMRSGVGEITEILDLRIGLEGQAARLAASRRTDAELEIMAAAIDEMSSSHSRVSFRNSDARFHGALAQAARNQRLESAIAGARGEMFAPLDELVYTEIVESSRAGHLAVYEAVRDGDPERARRAMEEHLEQTRQELELLIFGKDTEGHA; via the coding sequence GTGACCGCGGACATCGCGCGGCGGCTGCGTGCGCGCATCCGCGCGGGCGAACTCGGCCCGGGCGATCGGTTGCCCGCCGAGCGCGACCTCGCCAAGCAGATGGGGGTAGGGCGCGTGAGCATCCGCGAAGCGCTTCGCCTGCTGCAGGCCGGCGGTTATGTGGAGGTCCGTCGCGGGGCCACCGGGGGCACTTTCGTGACGCAACTGGACCGCCCGTACCGTAACTGGCTCAGTGAGATGCGCAGCGGCGTAGGTGAGATCACCGAGATCCTGGACCTGCGCATCGGTCTGGAAGGGCAGGCCGCCAGACTTGCGGCGAGCAGGCGCACCGATGCCGAGCTGGAGATCATGGCTGCGGCTATCGACGAGATGTCGAGTTCTCACTCAAGAGTCTCATTTCGCAATTCCGACGCGCGCTTTCATGGCGCGCTGGCCCAGGCGGCGCGCAACCAGCGGCTGGAGTCGGCGATCGCCGGCGCGCGCGGCGAGATGTTCGCGCCCCTCGACGAGCTGGTGTACACCGAGATCGTCGAATCGAGCCGAGCCGGCCATCTGGCGGTGTACGAGGCCGTGCGCGACGGCGACCCGGAGCGGGCTCGCCGCGCGATGGAGGAGCACCTTGAGCAGACCCGCCAGGAGTTGGAACTGCTGATTTTCGGGAAGGACACGGAGGGCCACGCATGA
- the arfB gene encoding channel accessory protein ArfB: MDFIMQWFWYLLAFVVGSAVAWGASVLTIKHTSEEEALADLPDAREIGASR; this comes from the coding sequence ATGGACTTCATCATGCAGTGGTTCTGGTATCTGCTGGCCTTCGTGGTGGGCTCTGCGGTCGCATGGGGCGCGTCGGTGCTCACGATCAAGCACACCAGCGAAGAGGAGGCGCTCGCCGACCTCCCGGACGCGCGTGAGATCGGAGCGTCGCGATGA
- a CDS encoding SDR family NAD(P)-dependent oxidoreductase → MSSSHENRVAFVTGAGSGIGRAIAERLAGHGAKVACVDVDHVRAKETADTIAESGGHALALAADVRDREAVATALEATATEWQRFDYLVNNAGLITMSSLEDLTDDEWDLVLDVNLKGVYITTQLAVPYFRKANRGAVVNLSTVEADVVVSSQGFAQVHYNASKGGVKMLTKALAVELSRYNVRVNAIAPGPVPTNFLPGVDLNSPEVLEVMDSRLLVKRLGKPEDMAAAVSFLLSDDASYISGAQLPVDGGWLTR, encoded by the coding sequence ATGTCGTCATCGCATGAAAACCGCGTCGCGTTCGTGACCGGCGCAGGTTCGGGGATCGGCCGGGCCATCGCCGAGCGCCTCGCAGGCCACGGCGCCAAGGTCGCGTGCGTCGACGTGGACCACGTCCGCGCCAAGGAAACCGCCGACACCATCGCCGAATCCGGTGGCCACGCCTTGGCGCTGGCCGCCGACGTGCGCGACCGCGAAGCCGTCGCCACCGCACTCGAAGCCACCGCCACCGAATGGCAGCGCTTCGACTATCTGGTCAACAACGCCGGGCTCATCACCATGTCGTCGCTGGAGGATCTCACCGACGACGAGTGGGATCTGGTGCTCGATGTCAACCTCAAAGGCGTCTACATCACGACCCAGCTCGCGGTGCCATACTTCCGCAAGGCCAACCGCGGTGCCGTGGTGAACCTTTCGACGGTCGAGGCCGATGTCGTGGTGTCCTCGCAGGGATTCGCGCAGGTGCACTACAACGCGTCAAAGGGCGGGGTGAAAATGCTCACCAAAGCGCTCGCGGTCGAGTTGTCGCGTTACAACGTTCGCGTCAACGCCATCGCGCCGGGACCGGTGCCCACCAATTTCCTGCCCGGCGTAGATCTCAACAGCCCAGAGGTCTTGGAAGTCATGGACTCCCGGCTGTTGGTCAAACGCCTCGGCAAACCCGAGGACATGGCGGCCGCGGTCTCCTTCCTGCTTTCCGACGACGCGTCCTACATCAGCGGCGCGCAATTGCCCGTCGACGGCGGATGGCTGACCCGATGA
- a CDS encoding FKBP-type peptidyl-prolyl cis-trans isomerase — translation MSTKPEIEFPDGPAPTELVITDLVVGDGPEAVPGGTVEVHYVGVEYDTGEEFDSSWNRGESIEFPLRGLIQGWQDGIPGMRVGGRRKLVIPPAQAYGPAGSGHRLSGKTLIFVIDLLAAR, via the coding sequence GTGAGTACAAAACCAGAGATCGAATTTCCCGACGGCCCTGCCCCCACCGAGCTGGTGATCACCGATCTGGTGGTGGGCGACGGTCCCGAGGCGGTTCCCGGTGGAACTGTCGAGGTGCACTATGTCGGCGTCGAGTACGACACCGGTGAGGAGTTCGACAGCTCGTGGAATCGCGGTGAGTCCATCGAGTTTCCGCTCCGCGGCCTGATCCAGGGCTGGCAGGACGGTATTCCCGGGATGCGCGTCGGCGGTCGCCGCAAACTGGTCATCCCGCCGGCGCAGGCCTACGGACCTGCCGGTTCCGGTCACCGGTTGTCGGGTAAGACCCTGATTTTCGTCATCGACCTGCTCGCCGCCCGGTAG
- a CDS encoding phytoene desaturase family protein translates to MTDSQHDVVIVGGGHNGLVAAAYLARAGRSVRVLERLDHVGGAAVSAHAFEGVDARLSRYSYLVSLLPRRIIDDLGARIRLARRRYASYTPDPATGGRTGLLIGTESTFDTIGAAADEAGFAEFYRRCGLVTGPIWPTLLQPLRTRSEMRDHVLTGQSAEAADAWKELTERPIGETIRAAVGNDLVRGVLATDALIGTFAATDDPTLIQNVCLLYHLVGGGTGDWDVPVGGMGAVSGALAAAAAGFGAEIVTGADVYAIDPEGEVRYRQGGTAHRARAGHILANVTPVVLAGLLGEPAPELTQGAQVKVNLMLRRLPRLRDESVTPEQAFGGTFHINETLTQLDGAYRTAAGGHVPDPLPCEIYCHSLTDPSILSDELRASGAQTLTVFGLHAPHSLAVGDPDRMRDRLTSAVLNSLNSVLAEPVQDVLMEDASGRLCIEAKTTVDLDQALGMTAGNIFHGALNWPFVEDDAPLQTAAQRWGVATAHERILLCGSGSHRGGAVSGIGGHNAAMAVLQG, encoded by the coding sequence ATGACCGACTCACAGCACGACGTCGTGATCGTCGGCGGCGGCCACAACGGTCTGGTCGCCGCCGCCTACCTGGCCCGCGCGGGGCGCAGCGTCCGGGTGCTCGAGCGCCTCGACCACGTCGGCGGCGCCGCGGTGTCCGCGCACGCCTTCGAAGGTGTGGATGCGCGACTGTCGCGCTATTCGTATCTGGTCAGCCTGCTGCCGCGACGCATCATCGACGATCTCGGTGCGCGGATCCGGCTGGCCCGGCGCCGCTACGCGTCCTACACACCGGATCCCGCCACCGGAGGCCGCACGGGCCTGCTGATCGGGACGGAGTCGACGTTCGACACCATCGGGGCAGCCGCCGACGAAGCCGGCTTCGCCGAGTTCTATCGCCGCTGCGGGCTGGTCACCGGGCCGATCTGGCCGACCCTGCTGCAACCGCTGCGGACCCGCTCCGAGATGCGTGATCACGTGTTGACGGGCCAGTCGGCCGAAGCGGCCGACGCGTGGAAGGAGTTGACCGAACGCCCGATCGGCGAGACGATCCGCGCCGCGGTGGGCAACGACCTGGTGCGCGGCGTGCTGGCCACCGATGCGCTGATCGGGACATTCGCCGCGACCGACGACCCGACTCTCATCCAGAACGTGTGCCTGCTGTACCACCTGGTGGGCGGCGGCACCGGGGACTGGGATGTGCCGGTCGGCGGCATGGGCGCGGTGAGCGGTGCGCTGGCCGCGGCGGCGGCCGGCTTCGGCGCCGAAATCGTCACCGGCGCAGATGTTTACGCGATCGACCCGGAGGGCGAGGTGCGTTACCGGCAGGGCGGTACGGCACACCGGGCCCGCGCGGGCCACATCCTGGCCAACGTGACGCCTGTCGTGCTGGCCGGCCTGCTGGGCGAACCGGCGCCCGAACTCACGCAAGGCGCGCAGGTCAAGGTCAACCTGATGCTGCGGCGGCTACCCCGCTTGCGCGACGAGTCGGTGACACCCGAGCAGGCCTTCGGTGGCACGTTCCACATCAACGAGACACTGACCCAGCTCGACGGCGCCTACCGGACCGCCGCGGGCGGACATGTGCCCGACCCGTTGCCGTGCGAGATCTACTGCCATTCCCTGACCGATCCGAGCATCCTGTCGGACGAGTTGCGCGCGTCCGGCGCCCAGACGCTGACCGTGTTCGGGCTGCACGCCCCGCACTCGCTCGCGGTCGGTGATCCCGACCGCATGCGTGACCGGCTCACCTCGGCAGTGCTGAACTCGCTGAATTCAGTTCTGGCAGAACCTGTTCAGGACGTGCTGATGGAAGACGCCTCGGGCCGGCTGTGCATCGAGGCCAAGACCACGGTGGATCTCGACCAGGCGCTCGGCATGACCGCAGGCAACATCTTCCACGGCGCGCTGAACTGGCCGTTCGTCGAGGACGACGCGCCGCTGCAGACCGCGGCGCAGCGCTGGGGTGTGGCCACTGCGCATGAGCGGATCCTGTTGTGCGGCTCCGGATCTCATCGCGGTGGTGCAGTGTCCGGCATAGGCGGGCACAACGCGGCGATGGCCGTGCTGCAAGGCTGA
- a CDS encoding gamma-glutamyl-gamma-aminobutyrate hydrolase family protein, with protein sequence MTQRDVDHCSRAPVIGITGRRQPAGPLALPVVRDALVETFFVDYAAAVARAGGLPVLLTMECDPADVVSRIDGLILSGGADVDPRRYGAAPGPHATPAEPLRDEFEHAVLDAAWLRGTPVLGICRGTQLINVNRGGTLVAHLPADSGEAHSYLGYPRNHRSHAVEFVAGSVPHALYGSRIRVNSLHHQAVAAIGSGLTVTGHAPDGVVESIEGLDAPVVGVQWHPEMLDGTDPLFGWLVETARQFSTSDRKQEEDVVIA encoded by the coding sequence ATGACCCAACGAGATGTGGATCACTGCTCCCGCGCCCCGGTGATCGGAATTACCGGTCGCCGTCAGCCGGCCGGCCCGCTCGCGCTTCCCGTCGTCCGGGACGCGCTGGTCGAGACATTCTTCGTGGACTACGCGGCGGCCGTGGCGCGCGCAGGCGGCCTGCCGGTGCTGCTGACCATGGAGTGCGATCCCGCCGACGTGGTTTCTCGCATCGACGGCCTGATCCTCTCCGGCGGTGCCGATGTCGATCCGCGCCGCTACGGGGCCGCACCGGGACCGCACGCGACACCCGCCGAACCGCTGCGCGACGAATTCGAACACGCGGTTCTCGACGCGGCCTGGCTGCGCGGAACTCCGGTCCTGGGGATCTGCCGCGGCACCCAGTTGATCAATGTCAACCGCGGCGGCACGCTCGTCGCTCATCTGCCTGCCGACTCGGGTGAGGCGCACAGCTACCTCGGATATCCGCGCAATCACCGATCGCATGCCGTGGAGTTCGTCGCCGGATCGGTGCCGCATGCCCTCTACGGCAGCCGAATTCGCGTCAACAGCCTGCATCACCAGGCCGTCGCGGCGATCGGCAGCGGACTGACGGTCACGGGGCACGCCCCCGACGGCGTCGTGGAATCCATCGAGGGCCTCGACGCGCCCGTCGTCGGGGTGCAATGGCACCCCGAAATGCTCGACGGGACAGATCCGCTGTTCGGCTGGTTGGTCGAAACAGCCCGGCAGTTCAGCACGTCCGACAGAAAGCAGGAGGAAGATGTCGTCATCGCATGA
- the arfC gene encoding channel accessory protein ArfC, sunset domain variant has product MSNVNWWLMGLAFVLGVALTLALTVRRVKREVPVYGALGRGPGTGGAGASATPKHAAADDATTKLPKVGVPGAMAAGAAAAGVAGAAAAAGKDDTAAAEQPYGAGSIRTAATATAPDGYSVKGNEDSMLYHTTESPSYQQTVAEIWFVDEESAVKAGFNRWDSGKSQRGK; this is encoded by the coding sequence ATGAGCAACGTGAACTGGTGGCTGATGGGCCTGGCCTTTGTGCTCGGCGTGGCGCTCACGCTGGCGCTGACCGTCCGCCGCGTCAAGCGCGAGGTTCCGGTGTACGGCGCGCTCGGCCGGGGGCCGGGCACCGGTGGCGCCGGGGCGTCGGCTACGCCCAAGCACGCAGCGGCCGACGATGCCACGACCAAACTGCCCAAGGTGGGGGTTCCCGGGGCGATGGCGGCCGGTGCCGCGGCAGCGGGTGTCGCGGGCGCGGCTGCCGCCGCGGGCAAGGACGACACCGCGGCCGCGGAGCAGCCCTACGGCGCCGGCTCGATCCGAACCGCCGCCACCGCAACGGCTCCCGACGGCTATTCGGTCAAGGGCAACGAGGATTCGATGCTCTACCACACCACCGAGAGCCCGTCGTACCAGCAGACCGTCGCCGAGATCTGGTTCGTCGACGAGGAATCCGCGGTCAAGGCCGGTTTCAACCGATGGGACAGCGGAAAGTCCCAGCGCGGCAAGTAA
- a CDS encoding glutamine synthetase family protein, translating to MADPMTGLLDIGDLGGSGIDTVIVAGVDMYGRLFGKRMPVRSFQRIVDEGLHVCTCVYAWDVDQDMDTLKVDFAGAHTGWHDFRLVPDVATLRRAAWLEGTAICLADSVDEDSGEPLPVAPRTILRRQVQGLRDQQLTAFTATELEFHLYRGTPDELRRTGYRNLDPTTLARSDYAIGAGNAMEPFFRVVRNALEASGIPVEVAQAEYGLGQWEINLEYADAIETADRHVLFKSAVADLARAHGMTATFMPRPLSDGMGSSCHIHASVRGDDGSTPFYDTDADRTASALLRHAVAGVLDRATDLMLFYAPTVNSMRRIISNDFAGNGLTWGFDNRTTTCRLITGGPSANRLEMRLPGADVNPYLASAAVLGSMRDGMSRQIDPGPPCTGDGYAESHGELPVTLGDAADHLDQSLFAATTFDKEVTTHYAAVARHEWLQFLRAVSDWDRDRYFETI from the coding sequence ATGGCTGACCCGATGACCGGCCTGCTGGACATCGGCGATCTGGGCGGCAGCGGCATCGACACGGTGATCGTCGCCGGAGTCGACATGTACGGACGCCTGTTCGGAAAACGCATGCCGGTCCGGTCTTTTCAGCGCATCGTCGACGAGGGCCTGCACGTGTGCACGTGCGTGTACGCGTGGGACGTCGACCAGGACATGGACACTCTCAAGGTCGACTTCGCGGGTGCGCATACCGGTTGGCACGACTTCCGGCTCGTGCCCGACGTCGCGACGCTGCGGCGGGCCGCGTGGCTCGAGGGCACCGCGATCTGCCTGGCCGACTCGGTCGACGAGGATTCCGGCGAGCCCCTGCCGGTGGCGCCGCGGACGATCCTGCGTCGCCAGGTACAGGGCCTCCGCGACCAGCAACTCACCGCCTTCACCGCGACCGAACTCGAATTCCACCTCTACCGCGGCACCCCGGACGAGTTGCGGCGCACCGGCTACCGCAACCTCGACCCGACCACGCTGGCCCGGTCCGACTACGCGATCGGCGCAGGCAACGCGATGGAGCCGTTCTTCCGGGTGGTCCGCAATGCCCTTGAGGCCAGCGGGATCCCGGTCGAGGTGGCCCAGGCCGAATACGGCCTGGGCCAGTGGGAGATCAACCTGGAATACGCCGACGCCATCGAGACCGCGGACCGGCACGTGCTGTTCAAGAGCGCGGTCGCCGATTTGGCTCGGGCGCACGGGATGACGGCGACGTTCATGCCGCGGCCGTTGTCGGACGGCATGGGCTCGTCGTGTCACATCCACGCATCGGTACGCGGCGACGACGGCAGCACGCCGTTCTACGACACCGACGCCGACCGGACCGCGAGCGCGCTCCTGCGCCACGCCGTCGCAGGTGTTCTCGACCGCGCGACAGACCTCATGCTGTTCTATGCGCCCACGGTCAACTCGATGCGCCGCATCATCAGCAACGACTTCGCCGGCAACGGGCTGACGTGGGGCTTCGACAACCGCACCACCACATGCCGGTTGATCACCGGTGGGCCCAGTGCCAACCGGCTGGAGATGCGGTTGCCCGGCGCAGACGTGAACCCCTATCTGGCGTCTGCCGCCGTGCTCGGCAGCATGCGGGACGGCATGTCCCGCCAGATCGACCCGGGCCCGCCCTGCACCGGAGACGGCTATGCCGAATCACACGGCGAACTGCCCGTCACGCTCGGCGACGCTGCCGATCACCTGGACCAAAGCCTGTTTGCAGCCACAACTTTCGACAAAGAGGTGACCACTCACTACGCAGCGGTGGCCCGCCACGAATGGTTGCAGTTCCTGCGGGCGGTCAGCGACTGGGACCGCGACCGCTACTTCGAGACGATCTGA